One window from the genome of Chroococcidiopsis sp. TS-821 encodes:
- the aroQ gene encoding type II 3-dehydroquinate dehydratase — MHSILVLHGPNLNLLGQREPEVYGSTTLDDINNLLQAEAKNLGVVVATLQSNHEGSLVDAIHAAREKHQGILINAGAYTHTSVAIRDAIAGVKLPTVEVHLSNIYQREAFRHYSYIAPVAIGQISGFGAESYRLGLQALVRYLSSS; from the coding sequence CACGGACCAAACCTTAATCTCTTAGGGCAACGCGAACCAGAGGTTTATGGCTCTACTACGCTAGACGATATCAATAACCTCTTACAAGCAGAAGCAAAAAACCTTGGTGTAGTTGTGGCAACGCTTCAATCAAATCACGAGGGTAGTTTAGTAGATGCAATTCACGCAGCTAGAGAGAAACACCAAGGAATATTAATAAATGCTGGCGCGTACACGCACACGAGTGTAGCAATCCGCGATGCGATCGCTGGTGTTAAGTTACCAACAGTCGAAGTTCATCTCAGTAACATTTATCAACGCGAAGCTTTTCGCCACTATTCTTACATTGCACCAGTTGCGATCGGGCAAATCAGTGGTTTTGGGGCTGAAAGTTATCGTTTGGGGTTGCAAGCACTCGTTCGTTACCTGAGTAGCTCGTGA
- a CDS encoding ADP-ribosylglycohydrolase family protein, which produces MRYSLCSRFRGTLLGAAVGGMLAQTNNPASTKDTQPNAADFTWERLATQVAQSLIEQGKLSYPANQIRTSHSVKVIIATLPIALFYHENEARLQAHLQQFVAWQNDPELVAGVLAVGYTIASSLRETSIANLIGRIIQLVAAPQLQLTQQLIQIQSLLKQRASLAKAISVLGQEDLSSAIALSLFCYLSTPEDFSLSVKRATLVSQQSPFSSIVGALSGAHNGSANIPLPWRLALSRDRQLLGTWGVQSEAELLRLCDALVAAWSGAYNTTIDDSIQIAAIAAPRVIRPR; this is translated from the coding sequence ATGCGGTACTCGCTCTGCAGTCGATTTCGCGGTACTCTGCTGGGCGCAGCTGTTGGAGGAATGCTTGCCCAAACCAATAATCCAGCTTCTACCAAAGACACGCAGCCGAATGCAGCAGATTTTACATGGGAACGTCTAGCAACACAAGTCGCGCAAAGCTTGATCGAGCAAGGTAAGTTGTCTTACCCCGCAAACCAAATTAGAACGAGTCACTCGGTTAAAGTTATCATCGCAACACTGCCGATCGCGCTTTTTTATCATGAAAATGAAGCTCGATTGCAAGCTCATTTGCAGCAATTTGTTGCATGGCAAAACGATCCAGAACTCGTCGCGGGAGTTCTAGCCGTTGGTTACACGATTGCATCATCTTTAAGAGAAACTTCAATAGCAAACTTGATTGGACGAATTATTCAATTAGTTGCTGCACCGCAACTACAACTAACTCAACAGCTTATACAGATACAAAGTTTATTAAAACAACGAGCGAGTTTAGCAAAGGCGATTTCTGTTTTGGGGCAAGAAGATCTCAGTAGCGCGATCGCGTTGTCACTCTTCTGTTACTTGAGTACTCCAGAAGACTTTTCGCTGTCTGTCAAGCGCGCTACCCTCGTCAGTCAGCAATCGCCTTTCAGTTCAATTGTTGGTGCGCTATCAGGAGCCCACAACGGTAGCGCTAACATTCCCCTTCCTTGGCGGCTAGCATTGTCGCGCGACCGTCAATTACTTGGAACGTGGGGCGTGCAAAGTGAAGCTGAGTTGTTACGACTATGTGATGCTCTAGTTGCAGCGTGGTCAGGAGCATACAATACAACTATTGATGACTCGATACAAATAGCAGCGATCGCGGCGCCTCGAGTAATTCGTCCGCGCTAA